The DNA sequence aaatataataaaatgtttaacaattgaaatttggaaaaaaattgattttaaatttgatacTACGGTGAAATAATTTTGGGTAAATGTGATTTTACTTGATTGTATTAAAGATTCACTTAAAActttataataaaattttaataatatttgaaaataaagaAAATGTGGAAATTGGTTTTAAATTTATTAACTAAAATTTATAACGATTGTCTAGGGAGCCTAAAATCATTTACTCCATCACAATCCCATCCCGTATTCGATTCAGTTTACATAAAAGATCCGCAACAGTTACTTAAACAGAAGAGGAAGCTATGGACGAAATAGGCAGTCGCGTAGAGTAGGTAGGATAGTACAATGACACGGGCCAACCGACCTCTATAGTATAGTTGAAGTTATATGTATTCACACAAATTGGAGTTTCGATATatcaattatttgtataatttaTATAATTCTATTAAAATACTacttatttgatttttttttttaattaaaatcaTACACCAAATAATGTGTCTAGTTACTGGCAGCCTTAACATGTCCAACAAATTAAATACTGCCTAACAATATGAAACATCAAGTAATTCGAAACAACAATGTTAGATTACATTAGATTCAATCCATTTTGTTCAAAAAATTATAGATTATTATCACCTTAACACTTCACATTTGATAATTCAAATCCCTACAAATTCTCCAAAGACTCCAATTCTCTTCTAAATATTAAACACATGTAGAATTAATCTATACAACCTTTTTACATAATAAAACACCATCGAAGGTTCATCTCGTAACTATATAAATAGAAAAGATACAGTTTATCGAAGAAATGCTGATGAAAAATATCACTTGTAAATAAAAATAGTAGAGAAGATATTTTTTAATGAAGAACTTTTGAAGAAAAATACGTACTTTATATGCAACACAGCAACAAACTATTACTTTCTAATGGTTATTGCATGCAACATCCCAAAGCACCTCCTTTCTTACAAAATGTGTGGGGGGTTTACAGAAAAATCAAAATTATGACTTTGAAACAAGCGGAGCTGGTAAAACTTATGTTACTAGAAATATTACAGTATGAATTATATGGTGCATGAGTGGGTGGTTAAAATGGTCAAATGAGTGGCTTCTGGATTAACGAATGGACACATCACTTGTTTGCATTATTACATCCCCTAACTCAGGAAGGATCTTTGAGTTGAGCTGCCTTTGTTGTATATACACTTACAATACAACCAAATACACGTTATTTACTGTTTCATTCCACAAAAACCCCACCACCTTGTTTTCTTCTCCTTGCATATATATCAAAACTTTAACTATGGATAATCATCATCTTTTACTTACCCCATTTTCTCCCACCATCTCTCTCATTCAACTATTTTCCGGCCATTTTCCGATCTTTTTATTAGTTTCCGACATACTAGCCCAAGAATCAAGGTATTTCTTCAACTTtccttctttctttctttctttcttttttttttgaaatttagGGTTTTGGTTTATTTATGATTTGAGTTTGTGAAATGATTGAAATTTGGAGTTAGGTGTGTATTTGGATGTATTTTCTTGATTCATATGTTGTTGTGGTTATGTTAGTTTCTTGCAATTATTTTGCAGTAGATAATTTGATGCAAGAGTAGATATTTTTCTACTTTTTGGTCTGCACTCTAAAGCCACTTATCCTTTGAGACAGGGTGGCCTTTCTTGTGTTCATTGAATTATGCTTTAGTGGAAATGAAATTTATGACTTTCGGTCATTTCACACACATCTTACTGACACATGTACAACAAAAGTGATAATGGGATATTCTGTAATGATGTCAAGAATAAGGTTATGGTGATCATGTATCATGTCTTGCACATGTAGAATTTGTGCATATAAGAACACCATATCTTATCTTTGTAGGAATTAAAGTTGTGGAGGTGGATTGAATGGAGCATTTTTCAACCATGTTTAGTGGACTAGCAAAGTCACTTAAGAAAGTGAAGGGTTCAGGGAATTGTGGTGGTAGAGGGGCAGTAGAAACCATGGTGAAGGAAGCCAAGAAGAATGATCTTATATTGAGGTCTTCGGGAACGCTGAATGTTGATGGATCAAACAATTTTGCTGCAATTTCTTCGAAAAGAGGCAACAAAGGAGTGAACCAAGATTGTTGCATTGTGTGGGAGGTAATATATAGGCAACGACTTGCGAGTGTTGCAAGTCTTGCAACCGCAATTTTTTTTTATACTTTTAGTCCTAATTAATCGCCCATATACAAATGTTTCATTTAGCTTTTTGTGCAGATTTATTTTTGTGAGGTTCGTGTGTCTCATTCGTCTTTATTTGGGTGTGTAGGCATTTGGATGCCAAGTAGAAATGATGTTTTGTGGGATATTCGATGGACATGGTCCGTGGGGGCATTTTGTTGCGAAGAGGGTTAGAGAACTAATGCCAGTGTCTTTGTTGTGCAATTGGCAAGAGGCAGTTGTAGAAGCCTCACTTGACACTGAACTTGATCTGGACTTTGACAAACGATTTaatctatggaaggatgcattctTGAAGGCTTGTGCTTCAGTTGACCGTGAGCTGGAGCATTATCGTAAAATTGATTCTTTCTACAGCGGCACCACTGGTTTGACAATTGTTAGACAGGTAAGTAGAAAGGTCCTTAGATATTGTGAGGATAAATTAGCATGAAGAACTTTATAGATTTAGTGAATCAAACCAGTCTGTTTAAAGTGTCACTAAAATTCTGATATTGTCTAATGGTGGTATGTTAGGGTGACCTTCTAGTAGTAGCAAATGTTGGGGACTCTCGTGCTGTATTAGCTACAACCTCTGATGACGGCAGTTTGATACCAGTTCAGCTTACTCTTGATTTTAAGCCTAATATACCTCGTACGCTTCTTCTTCAATTGTTTCCTGTTCTCTACTTGCATAATGTTTGGAAATACACTTCCTTGATTATTTATAACTTCGTCTGCAGAGGAGGCAGAGCGCATAGTTCAGTGCAATGGTCGAGTTTTCTGTTTAGATGATGAACCTGGCGTTCACCGAGTGTGGCTGCCGAATGAAGAATCACCAGGACTCGCCATGTCTAGAGCTTTTGGTGACTATTGCTTAAAAGATTTTGGACTAATTTCTGTGCCTGAAGTGACTCGAAGACAGATAACTGTCAGAGACCAGTTCATTGTGCTTGCAAGCGACGGGGTACGTAAAATAGTGTTTGTAGTTGTCTGTTTACAAAATGGATATCTTTTGTTGCAATACATTACATGCTCTCATTTATTAACAATGTCTATAGATTATCCTAAACAAACAAACAACATATGAAGCATAATTCTTATTTTGGTTCTAAATGAGCATAACGATGACTGGGGGGGGGGGCACCCAGAAATTTTATAAACTATAATTAGTTGGATGGACCATAATTCTTAGGTATTTTGGTTCTAAATGATGGACCATGAATTTCTATAACCAAAAATCCTTTAGTTGCCCCTAACATAGCCCAACAGTCCCCTCATGACCTGATCCCGCGTCCGCCTGTGAGTAAACATTATAACAGGAAGAATATAACTATTGGCATGTACATATATTCAGAAATGAGCACATTCCTGCAAGTACGATTATATATGTCAAAGCATGTTACTTGGTTTCCGAAACTGACAGTTAGGTTCACTTTTGTGCATTAAGGTTTGGGATGTGATCTCCAACGAAGAAGCGATTGCAATTGTGTCGTCAGCACCAGACAGAGAGAAGTCTACTAAGCGATTGGTTGAATGTGCTGTTCGTGCATGGAAGCTAAAGAGACGAGGCATAGCAACAGATGATATTTCAGCTATTTGTCTATTTCTTCAGAATCATACATTATCGCATAATGTCCACCCTGTAATTACTCCTATATAGGTTTTAAGAACTAGAGTACATTGCTTGATCTTCTCATTTAACGCTACGGTTCATATGGCACGTAATAATCTGCTTATAGAATCTTTCTTTCTTTATCTAAAAAATCAGGTGCAATGCTCCAATATTTAGATGTTCTCTTAGCTTCTATATTCCTGGGGGGGGGGGATTAATTTTTTGCTCCTCAAGCTAATTACcttaattttattaatatcaGACATACAGTTTATCTCAATTCATGTAACTTTAACACTTTAACACTATGGTTAGAGTAAATTTGATATTAACTTTGTCTAAACATGTCTGATCAACCCATCTTTACAAAAATGTACATCTACTATGTTGGTTAGTGACCCCAATAAAAGTAAAATATAAGAAATAAATAACAAAATACGGAATTCATTAGACAAGCATTCATGTGACCTAGTATGTACAGAGTCCATTACTTTTCAGAAGCAAAAACAGATTCGAAGAAATCTGCATATACGATCCTAGAAAACATTGCCTGCTAAAGAAGCTGCAAAGGGTGATTCCCCGTGACTTACAAAAAAATATACAAGTGAAACAATTCCATCCCCGTCTGTTTTTTAGACTTCTAAAGAATTCCATCCCCATCTTGATGTCCTTCAGAAAAACCTTTCACTTTCTATCTGGCTGAACTGTTCAAGGACCCTGTGTATTAGTGTTTCATGAAGGATAATTGTATAGTAGTCAGAAAATCTGATTCACATGAATGTTATATGCCGCCTGATATTTGCTATTTGCAAGGCATGGTACAAATAAATGTCTTTGACAACTATTGATATGTTAATATATCATTTCAGTTAACTTGCAGTTGCAGATGAAGTTATGCACAACTCTATCTTTTAGCTAGTGAAGCAAATCACTCTTACTGACTCCAGTTTCGACATTGTGTGTGAACTTTTGCAAGGGAAGCCATATAATCATCCGACCTGGGGAAAAAAAGAATCAAGAACTGACGAAGTATGGTTCTATATGAATCCGAGGTTTGACATGTGAAGTGACCTTTGTCCATAAGGAGATTCACATGCAGCAACTATATGACGTTTCGCGCCATCTGGTTGACCCTGCAACGGTAGATATTTTTCATGCAGTCAGTGCCCATCCACGCAGTTGTGAAAATTCAATCTTTTTTAGGTATGATTACTGAAGAATAATCACTGCAAATAGAATTGAGTCTACATATATCCACAAATTTTGCAAACATAAAATTGAAGAAACTCTAAATTTTTTACTCTCAAGTTGCTTTGCATTAATAAATTAATGTATTTCTAGAATGATATATTCCCCCAGAAAAACTCTGTAAACAGTTCAGGATAAAATTTTGGTTTTGACCTTTCTATCCTTTCTATTTAGTTGCTAAATTAATTTACTACATCTCTCGTTTCATGTACTTTATCCTCTAA is a window from the Apium graveolens cultivar Ventura chromosome 1, ASM990537v1, whole genome shotgun sequence genome containing:
- the LOC141664769 gene encoding putative protein phosphatase 2C 73; protein product: MEHFSTMFSGLAKSLKKVKGSGNCGGRGAVETMVKEAKKNDLILRSSGTLNVDGSNNFAAISSKRGNKGVNQDCCIVWEAFGCQVEMMFCGIFDGHGPWGHFVAKRVRELMPVSLLCNWQEAVVEASLDTELDLDFDKRFNLWKDAFLKACASVDRELEHYRKIDSFYSGTTGLTIVRQGDLLVVANVGDSRAVLATTSDDGSLIPVQLTLDFKPNIPQEAERIVQCNGRVFCLDDEPGVHRVWLPNEESPGLAMSRAFGDYCLKDFGLISVPEVTRRQITVRDQFIVLASDGVWDVISNEEAIAIVSSAPDREKSTKRLVECAVRAWKLKRRGIATDDISAICLFLQNHTLSHNVHPVITPI